Genomic DNA from Carnobacteriaceae bacterium zg-C25:
TTCTTTAACAGAAACTGGTAAAGAATTATCTCGTCGTGCTTACGCACCAGGTCAACACGGTCCAAACAACCGTAAAAAATTATCAGAATATGGTTTACAATTACAAGAAAAACAAAAATTACGCCATATGTACGGAATGAATGAGCGTCAATTCGCGACATTATTCAAAAAAGCTGGTAAAATCCGCGAAGGTAAACACGGTGAAAACTTCATGGTGTTATTAGAGCAACGTTTAGACAACGTTGTATACCGTTTAGGTTTAGCAACTACTCGTCGTCAAGCACGTCAATTAGTTAACCACGGTCATATCACTGTTGACGGCAAACGCGTTGATATTCCATCATACAGCGTATCAGTTGGTCAAGTGATTTCAGTTCGTGAAAAATCAAGAAACGTTGAAATCATCAAAGCTGCTGCTGAAGGTATCTTCGGTCGTCCAGACTACGTAACATTTGATGTTGAATCATTAACAGGTTCATTCACACGTTTACCACGTCGTGAAGAATTATCTGCTGAAATTGACGAAGCATTAGTCGTTGAATACTACAACAAATTAGGCTAGTCCTTTTCAAAAACACCACTGAAAAGTGGTGTTTTTTTATGTTCAACATTAAAAAATCACTATTTTATGACGTGTCATCGCTTACAAATAGTCACTAAAATTTGAAAAGCGTATCAAAAAAAGGCCCCATCCAACCGGATAGGGCTTTTTAAATTTTGGAACCATTCAAAACAACACAGCTCTAAAACACTGAAGAGCAGATTAGATTGTTGAAAGAGGTTTTGGAACCATTCAAAACAACACAGCTCTAAAACATAGACATATTCTCAGTATTTTTATAATCCGTTTTGGAACCATTCAAAACAACACAGCTCTAAAACTTTTGTTCGCTAATATGTTTCAGTGCATAAGTTTTGGAACCACTCAAAACAACACAGCTCTAAAACATTTAGTATCCGGTGAAATGATATAGCCTAGTTTTGGAACCATCCAAAACAACACAGCTCTAAAACTCTTGGTTAGTAACAATAGATGCTGAAGCAGTTTTGGAACCATTCAAAACAACACAGCTCTAAAACTTGCCCATCGTTCATGTTTCGATAATGTACGTTTTGGAACCATTCAAAACAACATAGCTCTAAAACCCGCTTTCAATTTGCATAATCGCCAACAAAGTTTTGGAACCATTCAAAACAACACAACTCTAAAACATCTTTTTCATAACTGCCTGTTTGAATGCGGTTTTGGAACCATTCAAAACAACACAGCTCTAAAACGAACGTGTACGTCGTGGTGATATTGTTGAAGTTCTGGAACCATTCAAAACAACACAGCTCTAAAACTGTCTTAACTCCCTGTCGTCTTTCCCTAACGTTCTGGAACCATTCAAAACAACACAGCTCTAAAACCTCAAATTGTCTTTTCGGTTTATCGTCAAACTGCTCATTCTAGCAAAATTTCAGTTTTGAATGGTCTGTTATTTTGATTATAACACATTCATATGATTAACGTTAAAATAATATAATTCCTCTTATAAAACTACGGTATTTTTCAATTTTTTTATTATATAAATCGCCCAATCTTCAATAAGAATTGTAAAAGATTTTTTTGTGGCTTAATTTATTAGTTTTATTTCCTTTTATTTTTTGTAATAACAACATCATTTTGATTTACCTTTTAAGTTACGATCCTTTAAAAAGAAATACCTTATTACGATACTTATTACCATTAAACCTAATAAACCCTCTAATAATTCTTTTTTATTCGTTTTTTCACGAGTTAAGCTAATCGTGTACTGATTGCCTTTTCGTGTTGTCCACGTTTTTTCCATATCCCCCTCCATCAAAAAACTATTTTACACTTCGTATCATACACTCCATTTAGTCACACGTCAAAAAGCAGTGTCATTTTCTATTAACATTTTTAAACACGTTTTTGCATCACCTTTGAACGCTCTATATTTCCATTTTTAATAAACGTTTACCCACCATACAATTCGTGGTAAAATGTGTTTTGTATTTCAAACTAAAGGAGTTATCATGACACTATTTTTACTCATTGCTTTCGGCTATTTTATGGGGTCTATTCCAACGGGAATTTGGATTGGCAAGCATTTCCACAACATTGACATCCGTGAGCACGGTAGCGGCAATTCAGGAAGCACAAACGCCTTTCGTGTATTGGGAAAACTTTCTGGAAGTGTTGTTTTAATGATTGATATTTTAAAAGGTTATTTTCCAACCGTATTAGCACTTGTATTATTACCTGACATTTCGCCTTTAATTATCGGTGTAGCCAGCATTATCGGGCATACGTTCCCTATCTTTGCGCAATTCAAAGGTGGTAAAGCCGTCGCAACAACGGCAGGTGTATTATTAGCCATATATCCTTTATTATTTATTATCGGCGTTACACTGTTCTTAATCCTTCTATTTTTTACACGTATTGTTAGCTTATCCAGTATGGTGACGGCTATTATATTAACGATTTTATCTTATATTTTATACAACAACTTATTATTAACGTGTATTTTAAGTGTATTGGCTATTTTCATTATTTACCGTCATCGCACCAATATTATACGCATTAAAAACGGGACTGAAAATAAAGTCCCTTTTGGATGGGGTTATAAACGTTAATCCTTTAATTCATACTATTTTATAAACGTTTAGGGCGATGGTGAATACCATCGCCCCTAAAACTATTATTTATCACTTTTTTTATTCCAAACAATCACCACAATAAATACCACTAACAAAACTAATGAAATCATTGTTCTACTGTCCATATGTTTCTCCTTTTAACCATCACATTTACGATGTCACTCTAATATTCTTTTTCTAAATAAGCATACAGTTTTTCTAATTGCTGCTGCATATTGTGTGAACCTAAATCATAAATGTCTTGAATTTTTTGTTTGCTTTTTTCCAAACGTCCAATCGTAATGTTTTCCGTTGGGCGAATCACAAATACTTTGCCCTCTTCTTCCAATTTCACTATTTTTTCAACAGTCGCATTATAAAGCTCATGACGATTGGCAATCGTTTCAACTAGTTTAGGGTATCGACGATACAACAATTGATATACCCACTTAATAACCTTTTTCTTGCGATAATCTTTAGGTCGCGTCAATACAATAATGATTTTATCAAATGATTGTTCTTGCATAAAATCAATAGGAATACTGTCCGCCATACCACCATCTAAATAAAATTTTCCATCAATCTCTACGAGTTTTGACACAATTGGCAAAGCTGAGGCAGCACGCAACACTTCCATTTGCTGGAATACATCGGAAACCATGACAAATTCAGCTTGCCCCGTTTCGACATTCGTAATTGGCACATGTACCGGAATATTTGACGATTTATACGTCTCGTTATCAAACGGATCTAATGTAAATGGCACTGTATAATACGTAAATTCTTTATTCACCATATTACCCGTTGTCAAAAAACTATGCCATCCCATATAACGCTTATCCAACAAATAGTTTAAATTATACCGTAAGGCACGTCCTTTTTGTTTAGATAAATAATTCACACCAAATAAGGCACCGGCTGATACACACACCATACCGTCCACTGTGATGTCGTGTTCCATTAACACATCTAATACACCAGCAGTGTACATGCCACGCATGCCACCGCCCTCTAATAATAACCCTACTTTAGTCATTATGCTTGTGCTGACTCAATGTATGCAACCGCATCGCCAATGGTTTGCAATTTTTCAGCTTGCTCGTCTTCAATCGTACCACCAAACGCCTCTTCAAACGCCATAATCAATTCCACGATTGAAATAGAGGCTGCATGTAAATCTTCTTTAAATCGTGTTTGTGGTGTTAGATTTTCTACTGGTTCATTAAATTGCTCTGCAATGATTGTTGCAACTTGATTAAAAATTACTTCATTCATGTATTATTCCTCACTTTTTTCAAAATGTGCCACTAAATTATCAATGACATGCGATTGTAAAATTGTTCTAATTTGCTTAATGGTGTAAAACACAGCCGTAGCATCCGCACTCCCATGTGTTTTAACGACGGGCGCTTTCAATCCAAACAAGACCGCTCCACCATGTTTTGAATAGTCTAACACATCTTTGATGCCACTTAGCGCATCTTTAACGAGTAGACCGCCGACTTTAGTTTTTACATTGCCGTTTTTAATAGTGTTCTTAATTAGCGAAATTAAAGACATGGCGGTGCCTTCAACCGATTTCAAAACAGCATTTCCCGTAAAACCGTCGGTGACAACAACATCAGCTTGTCCAGATAGCAACTCACGCGCTTCAATATTACCGATAAAATGAATATCTGTACGTTCTTTCAATAATCCATAGACCGTTTTTGTCAATTCGCTACCTTTACTGTCTTCGGTTCCGTTATTTAATAAAGCAACTTTAGGCTGTTCAATCCCTTGTACCGCTTGTGCATAATACGAACCCAATGTCGCAAATTGATTCAAGTTTTCCGGTTTTGAATCCGCATTTGCACCTACGTCCATAAATACAAAACTACGTGTTGGATCATTCAACACCGGTAGCGTCGGCATTAACCCCGGACGATCAATTCCTTTAATGCGTCCGACAATTAATAACCCCGCTGCTAAAAGTGCGCCTGTATTCCCCGCTGAAAAGATAGCATCCGCTTCTTTATTTTTAACCGCTTGCGCGGCTAAAACCATTGATGCATTTTTCTTTTGACGAATGGCTTTTACCGGTTCATCATCACTATTAATTTTTTCGTCCGTATGCACAATTGTTACACGTAAATCATTTGTTAAATATTGTCTAATCTTTGATTCATCACCATATAAGACGTATTCGACATCATCAAACGTTTGTGCTGCTTGCATCACACCTTCAACAATTTCTTTCGGTGCGTAATCGCCACCCATAGCATCGATTGCAATTTTTTTCATTCGGTTTACCTCATATTTTAAACTAGTTCCATTTTATCAAAAAGTCGCTCTTTTAACAAAAGATACTCTTTATTCGTATCGTCTTTTAAAAATAACCGTACATCTTCGATAACTTGTTGCCAAACATTGACATCACGAATCAAATCGGCGCATTTTAACAACGGCATTCCCGATTGTTTCGCGCCAAACGCATCTCCACCACCGCGCATTTCTAAATCTTTTTGACTCAAATAAAAACCGTCATTGCTTTCACACATAATTTTCATACGTTCTTTACCTTGTTGCGTTTTAGGTGAAGCAATCAACACACAATACGATTGATAGCTTCCGCGCCCTACACGACCGCGCAATTGATGCAACTGTGCTAATCCAAACCGTTCAGCGTCGTGAATAATCATCACCGTAGCATTTGGAACATTGACACCAACTTCAATAACTGTTGTAGACACAAGCAATTGAATATTGCCAGCTGAAAAATTATTCATAATGTCTTCTTTTTCTTGCACTTTCATTTTTCCATGTAACAGTGCCATTGTAATTGTCCCCTGATAATAGTCTTGAATGGTGTCGTATAACGCTTGTGCACTTTGTAAATCACTTTCTTGGCTTTCTTCAATGAGCGGTGCAATAAAGTACGCTTGACGCCCTTGCTCAATTTGCTTTTTCGTAAAATCCAATACTTTATCAAAAGATTCCACTTTTGCCCATTTCGTTTGCACGACTTGTCGTCCTTTAGGCAATTCATCAATAATCGACACATCCATTTCACCATACATACTCATTGTTAGCGTACGTGGAATAGGGGTCGCCGTCATATATAGCACATTATTAACGCTCGCCTTATTTTTCAACAATTGGCGTTGCATCACACCAAAACGGTGTTGCTCATCAATAATGACTAGCCCTAAATGTTTAAAATACACATCATTTTGAATTAACGCATGTGTCCCAATAACTAAATCAACGTCACCTTGTTCTAACTGTTGTAAATACACTTTTCTGTCCGCTAGTTTCGTGCTACTCGTTAATAAAACCGTCCGAACGCCTTGCTTATCCAATAACGCTGATAAGGTTTGGAAATGTTGCTGGGCTAATATTTCAGTCGGTACCATTAACGCTACTTGATACCCCGCGTCAATAGCTGCTAAAATGCCAATACTTGCGACAACCGTTTTCCCACTCCCAACATCGCCTTGCAGTAAACGATTCATCGCAAACGGGCTTAACAAATCCCGACAAATATCATTACTCACACGCTTTTGCGCATTCGTCAATTCAAACGGAATTTGCTTGACAAACGCTTTAATGCGTTGATTGTCATACGCGATAGGCATCGTTTCTGTCGTATAGCGCTCTTTTTTTAATTGCGACAATTTAAATTGATACTCAAATAGCTCTTGATAAATCATGCGTTGTTTAGCGATGTGGTGTTCTTGTAACGAATTAGGAAAATGCATTGCACGAATTGCTTGCTTTAATGATATAAAGTTATATTTTTGAAGCAATGTTTTTGGCATTGTTTCCATTATCAAGTCTTCATACTCATCAAGTGCATATTTCACTAATTGAATGATGGTTTGTTGCTTAATGGATTTATTGACGTGATAAACGGCATCAAATGTTTGTGACGTGTTTTTTTCCGGGGTAATTAGCTTCATACCAAGGATAGCTTGTTTTTTTTCTTCCCATTTTCCAAAAACAACGACTTCTTCTCCTTGAACAATACGACTTTTTAAATAATGTTGATTAAAAAAGTACACACCAATAATGTGTTCATCAATCGCCATTTTAAACGATAGTCGATTTTTTTTACCGCCGTAAAAACTGATGACAGGCGTCGTTAAAACAACCCCTTTAAGCGTTACTTTATCTTGATCAATTAATTCGTCCAAATGACGCACGCTCATATCTTCATAACGAAATGGAAAGTGGAATAATAGATCGTTTATCGTCGTAATACCTAAATCTTTCAATGCTTCTAAACGCTTATCCCCTACACCCGGCAATACACGCACACTATCTTGTAAAGATAACATCGTCTACCTCCTACTAAATAAAAAACGCACGATAAATCAACGATCTATCGTGCGACAATATATTACTCTACTGCTATTAAGTAATGATAAACAGGTTGATTTCCACTATAAACATCAAAGTCTACATCACCAAACTCTGCTTCCAATTCACTAACGACTGTCTCAACTTCACCGTCTGGTGCATCTTCACCGACTAAAATTGTAACAATTTCAGTATCTGTCGAAATCATTTGTTGTAAAGTTTTCAATAAGGCTTGAGCACGATCCGCATGAGATAATACAATTTTACCATTAATTAATCCCATAAAGTCATCATTTTTAATATCAATACCATCAATTTGTGTATCTCTTACAGCGTTTGTAATTGACCCACTCGTTACGTTAGCTAAAGCTTGTGTCATTGCTTCAGCGTTTTCTTCCAATGTATTGATTTCACTGAAAGCTAGCATCGCTGTCATACCTTGTGGAATCGTTGTTGATGGTACCACTTTTGTTGGTACTTCGGATACAAGCGCAGCTTGTTCCGCTGCCATTTGAATATTTTTATTATTTGGTAAAACAATCACTTGTTCAGCATTTGCTTGTTTAATAGCATCTAAAATGTCTTGTGTACTAGGGTTCATTGTTTGACCACCATTAATGATCACCGTAACGCCCATGTCTTCAAATAACGTTTGAACACCATCACCAGCTGCAATGGCAACAATTCCAAATGGTACTTTTTCAGCAGGTGCTGCTTCTTTTTTATGACGAATCACTTCTTCATTTTGAAGACGCATATTGTCCACTTTGATTTTCATTAACGAACCAAATTTTTGTCCGTAATTCATGACTTCTCCGGGACGTTCTGTATGCACGTGTACTTTAATGATTTCATCGTCTGCAACAACTAATAGTGAATCACCTAATCCATCTAAATAATTACGGAATGTATCGTAATCAAATTCATCGGTAACGGTTTCACCATCACCAATTTTCACCATAATTTCGGTACAGTATCCAAATGTAATGTCGCCTTCAAAAACGTGCGCTTCTTTTCCATAATCATTACGGAATGTCTCACTAATTAATTTGTCATTTTTATTAGATGCTAATTGTACGGGAACAGCTTCGCCTGTCAATGATTCTAGGAAACCTTGATAGACAAACATTAACCCTTGTCCACCGCTATCTACCACACCAACTTCTTTTAAAACGGGTAGTAAATCGGGTGTGCTTTCTAACGCAACTTGTCCGCCGTCGATAATTGCACGCATGACTTCGATAATGTCTTTTGATGATTTAGCTTTCACTTGACCAGCTTCGGCAGCTAAGCGAGCAACGGTTAAAATCGTTCCTTCAACTGGCTTCATAACGGCTTTATACGCAATTTCAACACCGTGTGTAAAACCATCCGCAAATTGTTGTGCGTTTAACGTATCGAATGATTCAACGGCTTTTGAAAAACCACGGAATAACTGTGATAAAATAACACCTGAATTACCACGAGCTCCCATTAATAATCCTTTGGCTAAATCAACTGCCAATTCACCAACTGTGTTGGCTGTCGAAGACTCTACACGCTGTGCACCTGATGTAAACGACATATTCATATTTGTTCCTGTATCTCCATCGGGAACAGGGAACACATTTAACGAATTCACATATTCTGCTTGCTCATCCAGACGCGCCGCGCCTACTTGAACCATCTCTCTAAACGACTGTGCGTTTAATTGTTCTATACTCACGAATTTATTTCCTCCTAGTCTTCAACCACACGTACACCTTGTACATACACGTTGACTGAATCGACAACAATACCTAATAAATGTTTTAAATCATAAGAAACACGCTGTTGTACATTTCGACAAATTTCTGAAATTTTTGTGCCATAGTTTACGAAAATATACACATCAACTACGACTGAATGATCTTTTTGTGTTACCACAACACCACGTGAATAATTTTCTTTATTTAAAATAGCATTTAGATTATCTTTTATTTGATTTTTACTTGCCATACCGACAACACCATAATTATCAGTAACTGTTGTACCAACAACTGTGGCAATCACATCTGTTTTAAAGTCGATTGACCCATCTTGTGTTTGAATTTGAATTGACATGAACAACTTTCCTCCTAAAATGCAGATTACATACACATTCATTGTATCATAACTTTACATATATTAGAAGCAAGTTCATACAAGATAGCATTGTATCAAGGTTATTTTAAATTTTCAACAAAAATTATTTTGTAATTCAAAATATTTTTCCGAAAATAACTGCACCAGCATATAAATTCATAAATATAATTCATTTTTTGATTCGCTAATTCTTGAAGATACTATTGTGCTACGTTTTGTATTGATGGTGCATACTGATTCAATCGTTTTAAATCGGCAGAAGTCACCGGATGACCACTCGTCTTGTTTGTATTTGCTTAAACTTTGTGCTAAAGTGTAATAAAGGATAGGATGACGTCGGGTGACTGGTAACAGTTTGCTCAAAGGAGTCAACTACTGACTCAGGTTTGATACTGCCTTCAGCACTTTGCTGTAAATAATCCGTGCCAACACTGGTCCTATCATTGATTTGCTCCTGAATGATTTCAGGAGCTTTTTAAATTTTTTCTGACATTTCTTCCCTCTTTTCTATTTTTTTGTTTTCTCTATAAAGTACATCATTTCAATCGATTTTCGACAAATTTTTATCGCTTTCTAGTCAATGCGATTTAATCTGTAGTATCTTCTATCTTTTATCTGTTGTTTTTAACTGGTTTGCATACATCACTTTAAAAAATAGCGTACACAAACAATGTCCTATTTACATCACTTTAAGTCCTACGCTTCAACTGCTAATACAAAAAGACTGTTGACACTTTAATTGGTCAACAGTCGAAACGTATAGAAATACTGATATGATTTTTATAAATTGTTACTTTTAGGTATCCACAATGTGACGGCAGTATATTGATTTTCTTGTGAATCAATTTCCATTGTATACGCTTGTCCATAATATAATTTTAAGCGTTCATCAACATTATGTAAACCAACACCTCCTAGACGTTTATGTGATGTCACATCTTTTGTTTGTTGTCTTATTCCCCGTCCATTATCTTGAATAGTAATGCCGTAATGCGTAGCATTTTCTGTCATAAAGACACGAACCATGCCTTTTCGATCTAACCCTTTAATCCCGTGATAAATGGCATTTTCAACAATTGGTTGTAAAATCAAACGCGGCACTTGTATCTCTTTAGCCTGTTCTAAAAGCGTGATGTCGTATTCCAATTGATCCTCGTATCGTTGTTTTTGAATGAATAAGTATTGTTTAATATGGTCAAATTCATTTTCTAACGTCATCAATTCATGACCACCATTTAAAGATAGTCTAAAAAATTGTGCCAATGCTTTTGTCATATCGACAACTTTTTGCCCATCATTAAATTCCGCCATCCAAATAATTGTATCTAACGTATTATACAAGAAATGCGGATTAATTTGACTCGTTAACGCCTGTAATTCAAATGATCGAACATCTCTTTCTTTCTCTTTAATATTTTCCAACAGACGATTAATTTCATCTAGCATACGGTTAAAATATAGCGATAAATCTTGTACTTCTTCGCTTCCTTTAACAAGCGCTCTAGCCGAATAATCTCCATTTTCAATTTGATGCATCGTTTTTTGCAAGTCTTTTAAAGGTCTCGTCCATTTTCTAACGAGCACCAATAAAACACCCCCAACAACGACGAAAATAAAAATTCCGGACAGACTAAACGCCACAAGCAAGTGTAACTGAACATCTTTTAATTCGGATAGCGGTACGGCTGCAACTAATTCCCATGTAGATTGCCCTAGTTTATTTGACTGTGCATACGTATATTGTCCATTCATATAGCCCATTTCAGTCTCTTTAATGTGCATAATTTCGGCTAAATCATGTCGAGTGCCTTCCACTTGATTGGCAGATTGATACAAAATACGATTCATATCATCAACGATAAACAATTCACCATTTTCTTGTAAGTTCAATTGTTTTAAATAAGCATCTAAACTTGTTGAAGACACGTCCATGCGTAAAACACCGATATTTTCCCCTTGGTCATTATGAATATCTTGCGTCATCGAAATGACTTGTGTTTCTTTATTGTCTTGTGTTGTTTTCATGGACGTTAAGACGGCAACACCTTTTTGTTTAATGGCTTGTTTATACCACTCTTCTTCCATCATATTTTTTGATAACGACATATCCATGCTATCTAAATTGGATAACACGCGACCATCTTTCGTAATTAAAATAATGGACAAAATTTGACTATCCGTTTTTAAAAAAGTGTCAATCAGTTCAAGTGAATTTGTTTTATTTTGAGGCGTTTCATTTAAAATATATGATTGAATAGAGGCGTTATTTGATAAAGCAGATGTACTTTGTCTTAACCGTTCCAAGTAAGCGGATAAGTCGTGATTGACACGATCCAATACTTGTTTCGTATTCTTTTCCGTCATTTCAACAATCGTTTGCGACGCCATAACGTAGTAAAAACCACCTAATCCAACAAGAAAGATAACCATCATGGTGAACACATATATGGTTACTTTGTACGCTAATGATTTTCTGTTCATCATTCATTATCTCCTTTTTGAAACTTCTTAGGTGACATTCCCACCACTTGTTTAAAACGAATTGAAAAATAATTCACATCATCATATCCCACTTTTTGTGCCACTTCATAAATTTTTAATTCACTCGACAACAATAAAATTTTAGCGTGCGCTATGCGTTTTTCTGTGACATAATCTTGAAAAGACATTCCAAACTGCTTTTTAATGAGTGAACTGGTATAAGTTGGAGCAAACCCTAATAAACTCGCTAATTTCACCAATGAAAAATCAGGTTCTGCAAAATGTTCGTTGATGATTTGCTGAATTTGATTTTGTTTGGAATCATTCACTTGAGTATCAACTACTTCTAAAAGTGTCTTGTCTTTTTGCTCTTTTTGAATATTTAAAATCACTTTTTTTAAAATGACTTCGACATCCTTTTTAGAAACGGGTTTTACTATATAATCATCTGCTCCCAATTTTAATGCTGCCAATGCATAATCAAAATAATCATACCCTGTTAAAAAGACAACATGTATATTCGGATAATATTCTTTCGTTTTTGTCGCCAATGTAATGCCGTCCATATTAGGCATATTAATATCTGTTAATAAAATATCGACTGATTGCTGCTCTAAAATGGTCAGCGCCTTTTCACCACAATCCGCTTCAAGAACTTTCGTTATGCCAAGCGTGTCGTAATCGACGAGTTGTGTTAATCCTTTTCGAATAAACGACTCATCTTCTACAATTAAAATTGTATACATTTTCCCACCTTCTTTCCTTTATTATATCACAAACAAAAGAGCGCTCGGTAGCCCTTACACCCTTGGATTAAATGTGTTTTATACAGTGGTTTATCGCCAAATTTTATAGTTTTTATTCATCGATAACAAACAAAAAACTACACCACAATGTGTATTGGATGTAGTTTTTCGTCAAATCGTATTGGTAGTCTACACTATCCTTTTAAGCACTTACTTTTATTATTCCATATAAGGCAATAAGTAATCGTAACCTTTTTCAGCCATTTCTGCTTTTGGAATAAATTTAATGGATAAACTATTGATACAGAAGCGTAAGCCACCTTTATCTTTTGGTCCGTCATCAAACACGTGACCTAAGTGAGAATTACCAGCGCGACTTCTTACCTCAATACGTGTCATATTAAAGCTTGTATCTTTATGATACGTTACCACTTCTGTATTGATTGGTTTAGTGAAACTAGGCCAACCACATCCAGATTGGAATTTATCTTTTGAGAAGAATAACGGTTCTCCCGTAGCCACATCTACATAAATACCTTCTTCAAAAAAGTCCCAATATTGATTTGAAAAAGCTTGTTCTGTTTTATTTTCTTGAGTGACTAAATATTGATCTTTTGTTAATGTTTGTTTTAACTCTTCTTGAGATGGTTTTGGATATTTTGTAACATCAACTAACGGCACATTGGCTTCAGTGACATCGATATGACAATAGCCACCCGGATTTTTTTTCAAGTAATCTTGATGATACTCTTCTGCTAAAATGTAATGTCTTAATGGCTCAATTTCAATAGCTGTTTTTTGACCGAGTTCTTTTTCTTTTTCAGCGATGACTTCATCGATAACCGTTTTATCTTCATCATGTTGATAGTAAATACCCGTTCTATATTGTCTACCTCTATCATTTCCTTGTTTGTTTACACTTGTTGGATCAATAACA
This window encodes:
- the rpsD gene encoding 30S ribosomal protein S4, translating into MSRYTGPSWKLSRRLGISLTETGKELSRRAYAPGQHGPNNRKKLSEYGLQLQEKQKLRHMYGMNERQFATLFKKAGKIREGKHGENFMVLLEQRLDNVVYRLGLATTRRQARQLVNHGHITVDGKRVDIPSYSVSVGQVISVREKSRNVEIIKAAAEGIFGRPDYVTFDVESLTGSFTRLPRREELSAEIDEALVVEYYNKLG
- the plsY gene encoding glycerol-3-phosphate 1-O-acyltransferase PlsY, with translation MTLFLLIAFGYFMGSIPTGIWIGKHFHNIDIREHGSGNSGSTNAFRVLGKLSGSVVLMIDILKGYFPTVLALVLLPDISPLIIGVASIIGHTFPIFAQFKGGKAVATTAGVLLAIYPLLFIIGVTLFLILLFFTRIVSLSSMVTAIILTILSYILYNNLLLTCILSVLAIFIIYRHRTNIIRIKNGTENKVPFGWGYKR
- a CDS encoding patatin family protein, which gives rise to MTKVGLLLEGGGMRGMYTAGVLDVLMEHDITVDGMVCVSAGALFGVNYLSKQKGRALRYNLNYLLDKRYMGWHSFLTTGNMVNKEFTYYTVPFTLDPFDNETYKSSNIPVHVPITNVETGQAEFVMVSDVFQQMEVLRAASALPIVSKLVEIDGKFYLDGGMADSIPIDFMQEQSFDKIIIVLTRPKDYRKKKVIKWVYQLLYRRYPKLVETIANRHELYNATVEKIVKLEEEGKVFVIRPTENITIGRLEKSKQKIQDIYDLGSHNMQQQLEKLYAYLEKEY
- the acpP gene encoding acyl carrier protein, encoding MNEVIFNQVATIIAEQFNEPVENLTPQTRFKEDLHAASISIVELIMAFEEAFGGTIEDEQAEKLQTIGDAVAYIESAQA
- the plsX gene encoding phosphate acyltransferase PlsX; protein product: MKKIAIDAMGGDYAPKEIVEGVMQAAQTFDDVEYVLYGDESKIRQYLTNDLRVTIVHTDEKINSDDEPVKAIRQKKNASMVLAAQAVKNKEADAIFSAGNTGALLAAGLLIVGRIKGIDRPGLMPTLPVLNDPTRSFVFMDVGANADSKPENLNQFATLGSYYAQAVQGIEQPKVALLNNGTEDSKGSELTKTVYGLLKERTDIHFIGNIEARELLSGQADVVVTDGFTGNAVLKSVEGTAMSLISLIKNTIKNGNVKTKVGGLLVKDALSGIKDVLDYSKHGGAVLFGLKAPVVKTHGSADATAVFYTIKQIRTILQSHVIDNLVAHFEKSEE
- the recG gene encoding ATP-dependent DNA helicase RecG; the protein is MLSLQDSVRVLPGVGDKRLEALKDLGITTINDLLFHFPFRYEDMSVRHLDELIDQDKVTLKGVVLTTPVISFYGGKKNRLSFKMAIDEHIIGVYFFNQHYLKSRIVQGEEVVVFGKWEEKKQAILGMKLITPEKNTSQTFDAVYHVNKSIKQQTIIQLVKYALDEYEDLIMETMPKTLLQKYNFISLKQAIRAMHFPNSLQEHHIAKQRMIYQELFEYQFKLSQLKKERYTTETMPIAYDNQRIKAFVKQIPFELTNAQKRVSNDICRDLLSPFAMNRLLQGDVGSGKTVVASIGILAAIDAGYQVALMVPTEILAQQHFQTLSALLDKQGVRTVLLTSSTKLADRKVYLQQLEQGDVDLVIGTHALIQNDVYFKHLGLVIIDEQHRFGVMQRQLLKNKASVNNVLYMTATPIPRTLTMSMYGEMDVSIIDELPKGRQVVQTKWAKVESFDKVLDFTKKQIEQGRQAYFIAPLIEESQESDLQSAQALYDTIQDYYQGTITMALLHGKMKVQEKEDIMNNFSAGNIQLLVSTTVIEVGVNVPNATVMIIHDAERFGLAQLHQLRGRVGRGSYQSYCVLIASPKTQQGKERMKIMCESNDGFYLSQKDLEMRGGGDAFGAKQSGMPLLKCADLIRDVNVWQQVIEDVRLFLKDDTNKEYLLLKERLFDKMELV
- a CDS encoding DAK2 domain-containing protein translates to MSIEQLNAQSFREMVQVGAARLDEQAEYVNSLNVFPVPDGDTGTNMNMSFTSGAQRVESSTANTVGELAVDLAKGLLMGARGNSGVILSQLFRGFSKAVESFDTLNAQQFADGFTHGVEIAYKAVMKPVEGTILTVARLAAEAGQVKAKSSKDIIEVMRAIIDGGQVALESTPDLLPVLKEVGVVDSGGQGLMFVYQGFLESLTGEAVPVQLASNKNDKLISETFRNDYGKEAHVFEGDITFGYCTEIMVKIGDGETVTDEFDYDTFRNYLDGLGDSLLVVADDEIIKVHVHTERPGEVMNYGQKFGSLMKIKVDNMRLQNEEVIRHKKEAAPAEKVPFGIVAIAAGDGVQTLFEDMGVTVIINGGQTMNPSTQDILDAIKQANAEQVIVLPNNKNIQMAAEQAALVSEVPTKVVPSTTIPQGMTAMLAFSEINTLEENAEAMTQALANVTSGSITNAVRDTQIDGIDIKNDDFMGLINGKIVLSHADRAQALLKTLQQMISTDTEIVTILVGEDAPDGEVETVVSELEAEFGDVDFDVYSGNQPVYHYLIAVE